One region of Actinomycetes bacterium genomic DNA includes:
- the pyrE gene encoding orotate phosphoribosyltransferase, with translation MSASQDSAVRQELQQKIKDKAVVHGKVVLSSGREADYYVDLRRVTLDAEAAPLVGQVMLDLTSDWDYDAVGGLTLGADPVATAMLHAAAARGEKLDAFVVRKSEKTHGLQRRVEGPDVAGRRVLAVEDTSTTGGSVLTAVEALREAGAEVVGVAVIVDRGAAPKVEQTGLTYRTGYTLADLGLA, from the coding sequence GTGAGCGCCAGCCAAGACTCGGCAGTCAGACAGGAACTGCAACAGAAGATTAAGGACAAAGCAGTTGTCCACGGCAAGGTCGTCTTGTCCAGTGGCCGAGAAGCCGACTACTACGTAGACCTGCGTCGGGTGACGCTGGATGCGGAGGCAGCCCCGCTCGTGGGTCAGGTCATGCTGGATTTGACGTCCGACTGGGACTACGACGCTGTCGGTGGGCTGACGTTAGGCGCTGATCCGGTTGCGACCGCCATGTTGCATGCCGCGGCGGCGCGAGGCGAGAAGCTTGACGCTTTTGTAGTTCGCAAAAGCGAAAAGACCCATGGCCTGCAGCGCCGGGTCGAAGGCCCAGATGTTGCCGGACGGCGAGTGCTCGCGGTGGAAGACACCTCTACCACCGGCGGCTCTGTCCTCACTGCGGTGGAAGCGCTGCGTGAGGCCGGGGCGGAAGTTGTTGGGGTAGCGGTCATCGTGGACCGAGGCGCGGCCCCGAAGGTGGAGCAAACTGGTTTGACTTACCGCACCGGCTACACCCTGGCAGACCTGGGATTGGCCTAG
- a CDS encoding SHOCT domain-containing protein, which produces MVLFYIFSDLFRDHTTSGLVKGIWVVFLIIFPPITALIYLIARGKGMSERAVAEAEKMKQAQDEYIRNVTAAGTDPAEQIAKAKQLLDQGVISQEEFDNLKAKALA; this is translated from the coding sequence ATGGTCCTGTTCTACATCTTCTCCGACCTGTTCCGCGACCACACCACTTCGGGTTTGGTTAAAGGCATCTGGGTCGTTTTCTTGATTATCTTCCCGCCGATTACTGCGCTGATCTACCTCATCGCTCGCGGTAAGGGGATGTCCGAGCGCGCCGTGGCAGAAGCCGAAAAGATGAAGCAGGCTCAGGACGAATACATCCGCAACGTGACTGCCGCCGGAACCGATCCGGCTGAGCAGATCGCCAAAGCGAAGCAGCTGCTCGACCAGGGCGTCATCTCCCAGGAAGAGTTCGACAATCTGAAGGCCAAGGCACTGGCCTAG
- a CDS encoding AI-2E family transporter, translating into MTIVLQSRNVWRISFAVLAAVAVALFLRFILEDGGNVIFTVLMSWFAAIAMAPAVNRMSRKMPRGVATILVMISFAIFVILFTIAFGQLLLDQIVGLIQSLPGLVDSTIAWVNQQFNLELDQEAILESIGISTENLAEVAQEVGGQAIGILGSVLGGVFSVFTFGLFTFYLSADAPRFRRWLATLFPPRAQSVVINVWDITAEKTGGYISARVILAFLNGSTTAIVFLIIGMPNWLALSIWTGIVAQFVPTIGTYIAITLPVLVGLLSDEPIVGVLALIWGIAYQQVENLTFEPKISAKAVNVHPAVAFGSVMMGAALFGVAGAFLAVPVSAMLLSLLNIYTHRYELQGEGGRIADRAPPDSEQLEPAVSAD; encoded by the coding sequence ATCACCATCGTGCTGCAGAGCCGCAACGTTTGGCGAATCTCATTCGCGGTACTCGCCGCGGTTGCCGTGGCGCTCTTCCTCCGGTTCATCTTGGAGGACGGCGGGAACGTCATCTTCACCGTGCTGATGTCCTGGTTCGCGGCCATCGCTATGGCTCCGGCGGTCAACCGAATGTCACGCAAGATGCCGCGTGGCGTCGCGACGATTCTTGTGATGATCAGTTTCGCGATTTTCGTCATCCTGTTCACTATCGCTTTCGGTCAGCTCCTGCTCGATCAAATCGTGGGACTGATCCAGTCATTGCCGGGTCTGGTTGACAGCACGATCGCTTGGGTGAATCAACAGTTCAACCTTGAGCTGGACCAAGAAGCGATCCTGGAATCCATCGGGATCTCCACGGAGAATCTCGCCGAAGTCGCCCAGGAGGTGGGTGGGCAGGCCATCGGGATTCTTGGTTCGGTCCTCGGTGGCGTATTCAGCGTCTTCACCTTTGGTTTGTTCACCTTCTACTTGTCGGCTGATGCCCCGAGGTTCCGCCGCTGGCTGGCTACGCTGTTCCCGCCCCGGGCGCAGAGCGTGGTGATTAACGTGTGGGACATCACTGCCGAGAAGACCGGCGGCTACATTAGCGCGCGCGTCATCCTGGCATTCCTTAACGGCTCCACAACTGCCATCGTATTCCTGATCATCGGCATGCCGAACTGGTTGGCGCTGTCGATCTGGACCGGCATCGTGGCGCAGTTCGTCCCGACCATCGGAACCTACATTGCAATTACGCTGCCGGTCTTGGTCGGTCTGCTGAGCGACGAGCCCATAGTTGGTGTGCTGGCGTTGATTTGGGGTATCGCCTACCAGCAGGTTGAGAACCTGACCTTCGAACCGAAAATCAGCGCGAAGGCGGTCAACGTCCACCCGGCTGTCGCTTTCGGTTCGGTGATGATGGGAGCCGCACTGTTCGGAGTTGCAGGTGCCTTCCTGGCAGTTCCGGTCTCCGCCATGCTGCTCTCGCTGCTGAACATCTACACCCACCGCTACGAGTTACAGGGCGAAGGCGGCCGCATTGCCGATCGGGCGCCACCCGACAGCGAACAGTTGGAGCCGGCGGTCTCCGCTGACTGA
- a CDS encoding VTT domain-containing protein: MDQIALLPDWLDPENLLTQLGPWAFWGAVAIIFAECGLLIGFFLPGDSLLFVVGIFIGSGFITLNIWAAAAILALAAMLGNLTGYWIGAKAGPPMFDKPDSKIFKKEYVDKTHEFFDKHGNRAIVLARFVPIVRTFITATAGVARMDFRRYFIYSAIGAVLWAAGLTIAGYFLGNIPWVKDNLEAMILLIVFVSIIPIIIEYIRHRRQKKPAAAESLTVKTAQPETETDPTS; this comes from the coding sequence GTGGATCAGATTGCCCTACTGCCTGACTGGCTAGACCCCGAGAACCTGCTCACTCAACTCGGCCCGTGGGCCTTTTGGGGAGCAGTCGCCATCATCTTTGCTGAATGTGGCTTGCTTATCGGCTTCTTCCTCCCGGGCGATTCGCTGCTGTTTGTTGTCGGAATTTTCATCGGCAGCGGCTTCATCACATTGAATATTTGGGCCGCCGCGGCGATTCTTGCCCTAGCGGCCATGCTAGGGAATCTGACGGGCTACTGGATCGGAGCCAAAGCCGGGCCACCCATGTTCGACAAACCTGACTCGAAAATCTTCAAAAAGGAATACGTCGACAAGACCCACGAATTCTTCGATAAACACGGCAACCGCGCCATCGTGCTGGCTCGGTTCGTCCCGATCGTGCGTACCTTTATCACTGCAACCGCGGGGGTAGCTCGGATGGATTTCCGTCGGTACTTCATCTACTCCGCGATCGGTGCGGTGCTGTGGGCAGCTGGCCTGACAATCGCCGGCTACTTTCTCGGAAACATTCCGTGGGTGAAGGACAATCTCGAGGCGATGATCTTGCTGATCGTGTTCGTCTCGATCATCCCCATCATCATCGAGTACATCCGGCACCGCCGGCAGAAGAAGCCGGCTGCGGCAGAATCACTGACCGTCAAAACGGCCCAGCCCGAGACCGAAACCGATCCGACCTCCTAG